A single region of the Jatrophihabitans sp. GAS493 genome encodes:
- a CDS encoding molybdopterin-dependent oxidoreductase — MSRRERVRVKVRTLLREPPPIWPKFSSSLHHEAVTARVGRVLGIAFTICFITGLLSHYQYGPWNWLPIPGAPAWGYRLTQGLHVTTGIAAIPLLLVKLWTVYPRLFSWPPARNPLEGIERLSVGLLVGSAILELFTGFINILGWYPWPWHFVIVHFLLAFVVAGSIMLHIAVKLETIKRGLATPLASVYPPAAEPGPGENPPEAGAGITRRGLLITTGVSAAAVTLVTVGRTVSPLEPIGLLADRQPSRGPQRVPINTTAAEAKVTALLGDPDYRLHVLGPKPFELTLAELETLERSGKHFPLACVEGWSVAAHWSGPTLLSLVERAGGSADSHVRVESLQQGGSYRTSTVFGPQLKQALLATHLNGERIVHDHGYPVRLIAPNRAGVLNTKWLANVVVLG, encoded by the coding sequence ATGAGCCGGAGGGAGCGGGTGCGCGTGAAGGTGCGCACCCTGCTGCGCGAACCACCCCCGATCTGGCCGAAGTTCAGCAGTTCACTGCACCACGAGGCGGTGACGGCCCGGGTCGGGCGGGTCCTCGGCATCGCCTTCACGATCTGCTTCATCACCGGTCTGCTCAGCCACTACCAATACGGCCCCTGGAACTGGCTGCCGATTCCCGGCGCACCGGCCTGGGGCTACCGGCTCACCCAGGGCCTCCACGTCACCACCGGAATCGCCGCCATCCCCCTGCTGCTGGTGAAGCTCTGGACGGTCTACCCGCGCCTGTTCAGCTGGCCACCGGCGCGCAATCCGCTGGAGGGAATCGAGCGCCTCAGTGTCGGCCTGCTCGTCGGCAGCGCGATCCTCGAACTCTTCACCGGCTTCATCAACATCCTAGGCTGGTACCCGTGGCCCTGGCACTTCGTGATCGTCCACTTTTTATTGGCCTTCGTGGTCGCCGGCTCGATCATGCTGCACATTGCGGTGAAGCTGGAGACGATCAAACGCGGGCTCGCCACCCCGCTCGCGTCGGTCTATCCGCCGGCGGCGGAGCCGGGGCCGGGTGAGAACCCCCCCGAAGCCGGCGCTGGCATCACCCGGCGCGGACTGCTCATCACGACCGGGGTAAGCGCCGCCGCCGTGACCCTGGTGACCGTCGGCCGGACGGTGAGCCCGCTGGAGCCAATCGGGCTGCTGGCCGACCGGCAGCCGAGCCGGGGGCCGCAGCGGGTACCGATCAACACCACCGCCGCCGAGGCCAAGGTGACGGCGCTGCTCGGCGACCCGGATTACCGGCTGCACGTCCTCGGGCCAAAGCCGTTCGAGCTCACCCTGGCCGAGTTGGAGACGCTGGAGCGCAGCGGCAAACACTTCCCGCTGGCCTGCGTGGAGGGGTGGAGCGTTGCCGCGCATTGGAGTGGCCCCACCCTGCTGAGCCTGGTGGAGCGGGCTGGCGGCAGTGCCGATTCGCACGTGCGCGTCGAGTCGCTGCAGCAGGGCGGCTCGTACCGGACCTCCACGGTATTCGGACCGCAGCTGAAGCAGGCACTGCTGGCGACCCATCTGAACGGCGAGCGAATCGTGCACGATCACGGCTATCCGGTACGCCTCATCGCCCCGAACCGAGCCGGTGTGCTCAACACGAAATGGCTGGCGAATGTGGTGGTGCTCGGATGA